From Coriobacteriia bacterium, the proteins below share one genomic window:
- a CDS encoding non-canonical purine NTP pyrophosphatase has translation GANGFGYDPLFLPDATPGHTMAELPLAEKNAISHRGAALRDLHRKLAGQ, from the coding sequence AGGTGCAAACGGATTTGGCTACGATCCGCTGTTCCTGCCCGACGCCACGCCTGGCCACACCATGGCCGAGCTCCCGCTCGCCGAGAAGAATGCGATCAGCCATCGCGGCGCGGCGCTGCGTGACCTCCATCGGAAGCTGGCGGGACAGTGA